The Providencia rettgeri genome includes a window with the following:
- a CDS encoding Predicted permease, DMT superfamily: protein MYSQRKAEFFLVLTTIIAAWGWVFSREAVQGMPIFAFLGSRFLLAAIILAPFCRGKKNRITVKQLPKILMTGGWMSLNMALWIHAVAITDSIGEGAFIMSLAMLFVPLVAWVILKNKPVRYFWEALPVAVLGLACLTLFKAQLEFKASQLWFLGAAIVQAIYFCYTSLYTRTIPLLPLTAIQLACTGMTGLVLSFFLEEWPSSMTTPTMMWFIASVVIATSLRFVLQLIGQKNTTAGNAAIIMILEPVMTVFVAAIWYHERMPFIQIVGCVLILSSLFYYRWRCSNSLPR from the coding sequence ATGTATTCACAAAGAAAGGCAGAATTTTTCTTGGTGCTTACCACGATAATTGCAGCTTGGGGATGGGTATTTTCCCGAGAAGCTGTGCAGGGAATGCCAATATTTGCCTTTCTTGGTAGTCGTTTTTTACTCGCTGCTATCATTTTAGCCCCTTTTTGCCGAGGGAAAAAAAATAGAATAACGGTGAAGCAATTACCAAAAATATTAATGACAGGCGGTTGGATGTCATTAAATATGGCGCTCTGGATCCACGCGGTGGCAATAACAGACTCAATTGGCGAAGGGGCTTTTATTATGAGCCTCGCTATGTTATTTGTTCCGTTAGTTGCATGGGTTATTTTAAAAAATAAACCTGTTCGTTATTTCTGGGAAGCACTCCCTGTTGCGGTATTAGGGCTGGCATGCTTAACCCTATTTAAGGCTCAACTTGAATTTAAAGCAAGTCAACTGTGGTTTCTTGGCGCGGCAATTGTCCAAGCTATCTATTTTTGTTATACCAGTTTATATACCCGAACAATTCCTCTTTTACCGTTAACGGCCATTCAACTTGCTTGTACAGGAATGACAGGGCTAGTCTTGTCATTCTTTTTAGAAGAATGGCCGAGCAGCATGACAACGCCTACCATGATGTGGTTTATTGCTAGTGTGGTGATAGCAACGAGTTTGCGCTTTGTGTTACAGCTTATTGGTCAAAAAAATACCACAGCAGGAAATGCGGCAATTATTATGATCCTTGAACCCGTGATGACCGTTTTTGTCGCGGCGATTTGGTACCATGAAAGAATGCCTTTTATCCAAATTGTGGGTTGTGTGCTAATTTTATCATCATTATTCTACTATCGATGGCGTTGTTCTAATTCATTACCAAGGTAA